From the genome of Mycobacterium dioxanotrophicus, one region includes:
- a CDS encoding SNF2-related protein, with protein MIEKRITSQLLEAGELALTERESAELNLPKHSTTVRFELENEEFHVQWSGRSRQLHGDMLSERLQDYGQERGLLRIRLVGEVYRLSILPSGRASEILIINKPPITTTTTTSTSKTARRRTVDRQFHADSEYDWKSGLNGSIGFLNDARELLGDQLKAAGFDPLEIVELRLQGEELATLDDFDELLAVDVANVDRMPHQEAVARHALSRLRGRAVLADEVGLGKTIEAGLAIKELTLRGLAKRVLILCPAPLREQWREEMNHKFDLTFDVALNGREVGQQDKLILTLNLGTRAIDKLAAKPWDIVIVDFSSRGNSVRHVRQPAQMRLCRTPGRYCSRHTAKVTEQRPGEGGGWPREHLSTSSRQRTTRTIRRASRYSKSRPPRSTHAVTAG; from the coding sequence ATGATTGAGAAACGAATCACCTCGCAGCTACTCGAAGCCGGTGAGTTGGCCCTCACGGAACGCGAGAGCGCTGAGCTCAATCTGCCAAAACACAGCACCACTGTCAGGTTCGAACTCGAAAACGAAGAGTTCCATGTCCAGTGGAGCGGACGAAGCCGGCAACTGCACGGTGACATGCTTTCCGAGCGCCTGCAGGACTACGGCCAGGAGCGCGGTCTACTTCGCATCCGCTTGGTTGGCGAGGTTTACCGGCTGTCGATTCTGCCTTCCGGCAGGGCCTCCGAGATCCTCATCATCAACAAACCCCCCATCACAACGACGACCACGACCAGCACCTCGAAAACAGCGCGCCGGCGGACCGTGGACCGACAATTTCACGCTGACTCCGAATACGACTGGAAGTCGGGCCTGAACGGGTCGATCGGGTTTCTCAATGATGCACGCGAACTTCTAGGTGACCAACTCAAGGCAGCCGGTTTTGACCCACTCGAGATCGTCGAGCTTCGCCTTCAAGGCGAAGAGCTCGCCACACTGGATGATTTCGACGAGCTGCTCGCTGTCGATGTGGCCAATGTCGATCGGATGCCACACCAGGAAGCCGTCGCGCGCCACGCGTTGTCGCGTCTTCGCGGACGCGCCGTGCTCGCCGACGAGGTCGGCCTCGGTAAGACAATCGAGGCCGGCTTGGCCATCAAAGAACTGACCCTCAGGGGATTGGCGAAGCGGGTCCTCATCCTGTGTCCCGCTCCGCTTCGCGAGCAGTGGCGCGAAGAGATGAACCACAAGTTCGACCTCACGTTTGATGTCGCACTCAACGGTCGGGAAGTCGGCCAGCAGGACAAGCTGATCCTCACTCTCAATTTGGGCACCCGAGCCATCGACAAACTCGCTGCGAAACCTTGGGACATCGTTATCGTCGACTTTTCCTCTCGCGGTAACTCTGTGCGACACGTGCGCCAACCCGCGCAAATGCGGCTGTGCCGCACACCTGGTCGGTACTGTTCACGACACACCGCAAAGGTGACTGAACAACGACCTGGCGAGGGGGGCGGGTGGCCTCGGGAACACTTGAGTACTTCGTCCAGGCAGCGAACCACAAGGACCATTCGCAGAGCTTCTCGATATTCGAAGTCAAGACCGCCAAGATCCACGCACGCAGTGACCGCTGGTTGA
- a CDS encoding RecQ family ATP-dependent DNA helicase: MTPDGLIGVAIAGSEDGDEQSEDPPDDDWYVPNTLRVPPASVAVLDIETTGLHRATDFITEIALVRLDGRVLADISVATPDHDMRLAMPIADALAALTSALHDVDLLIGHNLLAFDLPFLKHAAKTAGMEHPPFPPSADTLHLSLLVDVAMPNRQLADLTQRYGIANDEPHRALSDAVATAAVAREMLAAVDVDDPSWSLAIALLETHSNPLALLLPALPSAPDIATLTRPRDPLLVPSGPPTTDAWSATRDNFPALRERRKLRPRPAQEEMAHAVSQVLDNGGRLAVEAPTGTGKSLAYLLPALGRASRPRQPVVIATATKALQSQLRDEARQLQEEELLTAPFRQIQGVSNYVCARELEDALPDREISGLAAAVALRAIAGSPTGTWDDVTDEVIRRTDVRYARTRARLRTNAAGCDRTACKWASVCPLMQEIKDLDKSPGVLSVNHALVASWVRVSRQGGRAPGDVLDEGRTDLIFDEAHALEDSLTAAWTERVDAIELEILVNVLSRRSRLLRDIRSKTGGSPGAGDAIQAVTTASAQIRPVADEFARAIDTYLHEYAGKTDAAVLRSGVVNGRPEFRTLRQTAASVRYALAQLGRAVSSLRSSVTETGGLNSAKQRLRGYAERIGNAIDLLGTLGTLPDSHLWVYRLAADDDDPAAWSFERLPIHIFPEFQQYVVDRTHSTVLCSATLTVEHRFDYIASRLGISISHDPDEGSFRGLTLRSPFDYKKQSKVILTNHLPIPIPVNEREFCEEMAADQAGFLSLAGGKTLSLFAARSRMEAVADGVRTKTAELAERGVELLVQGEQGRTQIAHRFRSEPGTVLYGLKSYWEGFDAPGETLSYLFIEKPPYPHPDDPLVSARQRAIAERGGDPFLEYVLPMTAIQFTQGFGRLIRSETDKGAAIICDRRLHSPTQAQRVLLGSLPSPALHEAGDRDDAWTTAIEFVTGTTPDLSTAITFGRDDVSQLLESLRLVDGEDPTPKFIEAAEKLFGITDLHPKQLEVMRAIAEGKDVLAVLPTGFGKSLCFQLPALLAPHERATVVVSPLIALIKDQVNDLRGRRGIRPVQGITGTTSRVVQSEILRDTATGKVRLLYVSPERLARDPLLRRALGRQPLNGVVVDEAHCVSVWGHDFRPEFRQVPTSVASFDTRPPRIGLTATATPEVATDIVGAMDMQEPTTVREPSDRPNLRFRAVACVNERERVRELLRFVTWSGDTPGIVYVSKRSLAEEIAAMLRRAGHAARPYHAGMVPEQRDAVQEDFDSETTRIIVATKAFGMGINKPNIGWVAHYDLPDSLDGYAQEAGRAARSPKITGECLLLYTKADLTRRQRLINSHESKADAATTQRLLKALWECPERGDSRVFDIDELADRLEMEDDEINVHLAQLERVGALKLGLDCSARGTVDVGFHQPEEETERRLFRELFYKKFRARPNVRLQLDFQQLKDKHGYDPDMLEEQLIAWSLDRLITFSSSRRLRRVRLLSNHASQQALERESAHWQHWQRRRLQAIIDYATNESTCRRVDVGHHFGDTVGDCTTRNIVACDHCSGEPAPWSSLSDHLVADPELLVNAELTVLQAVAWSSAYRKGFYGETSLRAAVLGQESLGDGRSLGAGVLSCPQFGALRHVRNGEKRWRESLDKLLRDGLIDRKSVEREATRTPYQTLVLTTAGAQTLGITVKNDD; the protein is encoded by the coding sequence GTGACGCCGGACGGGTTGATCGGCGTGGCGATTGCGGGGTCCGAGGACGGCGACGAACAATCGGAGGACCCTCCCGACGACGACTGGTACGTCCCGAACACGCTGCGGGTGCCACCCGCCAGCGTTGCGGTACTCGACATCGAGACGACCGGCCTGCACCGGGCCACCGACTTCATCACCGAGATCGCGCTGGTTCGCCTCGACGGCAGGGTGCTGGCTGACATCTCGGTGGCCACCCCGGATCATGACATGCGCCTGGCAATGCCTATTGCCGATGCTCTGGCCGCGCTCACCTCGGCCCTGCACGATGTCGACCTCCTCATCGGTCACAACCTGCTCGCATTCGACTTGCCGTTCCTCAAGCACGCTGCAAAGACGGCCGGCATGGAGCACCCCCCGTTTCCACCATCTGCCGACACGTTGCACCTTTCTTTGCTCGTCGATGTCGCGATGCCGAACCGCCAACTCGCCGACCTCACGCAGCGTTACGGGATCGCCAACGACGAACCACATCGCGCTCTCTCGGACGCCGTGGCGACCGCCGCGGTTGCGCGCGAGATGTTGGCGGCCGTCGACGTGGATGACCCCAGCTGGTCGCTGGCGATCGCTCTGCTCGAAACCCACAGCAATCCTCTCGCCTTGCTTCTGCCGGCACTGCCGTCGGCACCGGACATCGCAACGCTGACTCGCCCACGCGACCCGCTGCTGGTTCCGTCGGGCCCCCCGACCACAGACGCATGGTCAGCCACCCGCGACAACTTTCCGGCATTGCGCGAGCGCCGGAAACTTCGTCCCCGCCCTGCTCAGGAAGAGATGGCCCATGCCGTCTCCCAGGTGCTCGACAATGGCGGACGGCTTGCCGTTGAAGCACCAACTGGCACCGGAAAGTCGCTTGCTTACCTGCTGCCCGCACTCGGCCGCGCGTCGCGGCCCCGCCAACCGGTCGTCATCGCCACCGCGACCAAGGCCCTGCAAAGCCAGCTTCGCGACGAAGCCAGACAGCTGCAAGAAGAAGAACTCCTCACAGCTCCGTTCCGACAAATCCAGGGCGTGAGCAACTATGTGTGCGCACGCGAACTCGAGGATGCGCTGCCGGACAGGGAGATCTCTGGCCTCGCCGCCGCCGTCGCTCTCCGCGCCATCGCCGGATCACCCACCGGCACTTGGGACGACGTCACCGACGAAGTGATTCGGCGCACCGATGTTCGCTACGCCCGCACCCGTGCGCGGCTGCGGACGAACGCAGCAGGCTGCGACCGCACGGCATGCAAATGGGCCTCGGTCTGTCCCCTGATGCAGGAGATCAAGGACCTCGACAAGTCACCAGGCGTGTTGTCGGTCAACCACGCTCTCGTCGCAAGCTGGGTGAGGGTCAGCCGACAAGGCGGGCGAGCGCCAGGCGACGTACTCGACGAGGGCCGTACCGACCTCATCTTTGATGAGGCCCATGCCCTCGAGGATTCGTTGACCGCGGCATGGACAGAGCGAGTTGACGCGATAGAGCTCGAAATCCTGGTCAACGTGTTGTCCCGTCGTTCGCGACTCTTGCGCGACATCCGATCGAAAACCGGTGGTAGCCCCGGTGCGGGCGATGCGATCCAGGCGGTCACCACGGCTTCTGCCCAGATCCGGCCTGTTGCCGATGAATTCGCTCGGGCAATCGACACCTACCTGCACGAATACGCGGGCAAAACCGACGCGGCCGTCCTTCGGTCAGGAGTTGTCAACGGTCGCCCCGAATTCCGCACGCTTCGTCAGACCGCCGCGTCCGTACGCTACGCATTGGCTCAACTGGGTAGAGCGGTCAGCTCCCTGAGGAGTTCAGTCACCGAGACCGGCGGGCTGAACTCTGCGAAACAACGCCTGCGCGGATATGCAGAGCGAATCGGCAATGCGATCGATCTGCTCGGCACCCTGGGTACACTCCCCGACAGCCATCTCTGGGTTTACCGGCTTGCGGCAGACGACGACGACCCCGCGGCGTGGTCATTCGAACGCCTTCCCATCCACATATTTCCTGAGTTTCAGCAGTACGTCGTCGATCGCACCCATTCGACCGTTCTGTGCTCTGCAACCTTGACCGTCGAGCACCGCTTCGACTACATCGCCTCGCGTCTGGGTATCAGCATCAGCCATGACCCGGACGAAGGCTCATTCCGTGGGCTGACACTGCGCTCCCCCTTCGACTACAAGAAACAGTCGAAAGTCATCCTCACCAACCATCTCCCAATTCCCATCCCCGTGAACGAGCGGGAATTTTGCGAAGAGATGGCCGCCGACCAAGCCGGTTTTCTCTCGCTTGCCGGCGGCAAGACCCTCAGCCTCTTCGCCGCGCGATCCCGAATGGAAGCCGTCGCCGACGGCGTCCGAACAAAGACCGCGGAACTGGCCGAACGCGGTGTGGAATTGCTTGTGCAGGGTGAGCAGGGGCGAACCCAGATCGCCCATCGGTTCAGGTCAGAACCGGGAACTGTGCTCTACGGGCTCAAGTCGTACTGGGAAGGCTTCGACGCACCTGGTGAGACTCTGTCCTATCTCTTCATCGAGAAGCCGCCGTATCCACACCCGGACGACCCGCTGGTCTCCGCAAGGCAACGGGCCATCGCCGAGCGTGGTGGCGATCCGTTCCTGGAGTACGTGCTACCGATGACGGCCATACAGTTCACCCAGGGATTCGGCAGGCTCATCCGCTCGGAGACCGACAAAGGTGCCGCCATCATCTGCGATCGCCGGCTGCATTCGCCGACGCAGGCTCAGCGAGTCCTGCTGGGGTCGCTGCCGTCGCCCGCCCTGCACGAGGCGGGCGACCGCGATGACGCCTGGACCACCGCCATCGAGTTCGTCACCGGGACGACACCTGACCTGTCGACCGCGATCACCTTCGGTCGTGATGACGTCAGCCAACTGCTGGAAAGCCTACGGTTGGTCGACGGCGAAGACCCCACGCCGAAATTCATCGAGGCAGCCGAAAAGCTGTTCGGAATAACCGATCTCCATCCCAAGCAACTGGAGGTCATGCGGGCGATCGCCGAAGGCAAAGACGTTCTCGCGGTGTTGCCAACCGGTTTCGGAAAATCCCTTTGTTTCCAGTTGCCCGCCTTGCTGGCTCCGCACGAGCGGGCAACCGTCGTCGTCTCTCCGTTGATCGCGCTGATCAAAGACCAGGTCAACGACCTACGCGGGCGTCGCGGCATCCGACCCGTGCAGGGCATCACCGGAACGACATCACGTGTGGTGCAGAGCGAGATCCTCCGCGACACCGCGACTGGAAAGGTTCGGCTGCTGTATGTCTCACCCGAACGACTTGCCCGGGATCCGTTGCTAAGGCGCGCATTAGGACGCCAACCACTCAACGGTGTCGTTGTCGACGAGGCGCACTGTGTCTCGGTCTGGGGACACGACTTCCGCCCGGAATTCCGTCAGGTGCCAACCTCGGTCGCAAGCTTCGATACACGTCCACCGCGCATCGGCCTGACAGCCACCGCCACGCCCGAGGTCGCCACGGACATCGTCGGCGCCATGGACATGCAAGAGCCGACGACGGTACGTGAGCCCAGCGACCGCCCGAACCTGCGGTTCCGCGCTGTCGCATGCGTCAACGAGCGAGAGCGGGTTCGAGAACTGTTGCGGTTCGTCACCTGGTCAGGCGACACTCCGGGCATCGTGTACGTGTCGAAACGCTCACTGGCCGAGGAGATCGCGGCGATGCTGCGCCGCGCAGGCCACGCCGCACGGCCCTACCACGCCGGCATGGTGCCCGAACAACGCGATGCGGTGCAAGAAGACTTCGATTCGGAGACGACTCGAATCATCGTGGCGACCAAGGCATTCGGCATGGGTATCAACAAACCGAACATCGGCTGGGTGGCCCACTACGACCTGCCAGACTCACTCGACGGATACGCCCAGGAAGCCGGCCGCGCCGCGCGCTCTCCTAAAATCACGGGCGAATGTCTGCTGCTGTACACAAAAGCCGATCTGACCCGCCGTCAACGGCTCATCAACTCCCACGAGTCCAAGGCCGACGCGGCGACCACCCAACGCTTACTCAAAGCGCTGTGGGAATGTCCAGAGCGCGGTGACAGCAGGGTCTTCGACATCGATGAACTCGCTGACCGACTCGAGATGGAGGACGACGAGATCAACGTCCACCTCGCTCAACTCGAGCGCGTAGGCGCCCTCAAGCTCGGTCTCGACTGCTCGGCGAGAGGCACCGTCGATGTGGGCTTCCACCAACCCGAGGAAGAGACCGAGCGTCGGCTCTTCCGCGAGTTGTTCTACAAGAAATTCCGGGCACGTCCAAATGTCCGACTCCAACTCGATTTCCAGCAGCTCAAAGACAAGCACGGCTACGACCCTGACATGCTCGAGGAACAGTTGATCGCCTGGTCACTCGACCGGTTGATCACGTTCTCCAGCTCTCGCCGGCTTCGTCGGGTTCGACTGCTCTCGAACCACGCTTCGCAGCAGGCCCTGGAGCGTGAATCGGCGCACTGGCAACACTGGCAGCGGCGCCGGTTGCAGGCCATCATCGACTACGCCACAAACGAATCCACCTGTCGGCGTGTCGATGTCGGACATCATTTTGGAGACACGGTCGGCGACTGCACCACCCGCAACATTGTGGCCTGTGATCATTGCAGCGGCGAACCTGCGCCGTGGTCATCACTGTCCGACCATCTCGTCGCCGATCCCGAGTTGCTCGTGAACGCCGAGCTGACCGTCCTTCAAGCGGTCGCCTGGTCGTCGGCGTATCGCAAGGGCTTCTACGGCGAAACCAGCCTGCGCGCCGCCGTCCTCGGCCAAGAATCACTCGGTGACGGGCGGTCACTTGGTGCCGGCGTCCTCAGCTGCCCTCAGTTCGGCGCGCTGCGCCATGTCCGCAATGGTGAAAAACGTTGGCGCGAGTCGCTCGACAAGCTGCTGCGCGACGGCCTCATCGACCGCAAATCGGTAGAGCGTGAAGCCACCCGAACGCCATACCAAACTCTGGTCCTGACCACGGCCGGCGCTCAGACCCTCGGAATAACGGTGAAGAACGATGATTGA
- a CDS encoding very short patch repair endonuclease, with protein MSVESSGQCSGRRPPASSEIVRSRMSRQRRRDTQPELLVRRILHSRGIRYRVDGNPEADLRCKADILWRQLHMAVFIDGCFWHGCPDHATRPKANEQWWAHKLDGNIRRDRRMDAELAARGWKVLRFWEHEDPVAVADAICAQLVALRDGYR; from the coding sequence ATGAGCGTCGAGTCTTCCGGCCAGTGCTCCGGCCGCCGGCCGCCCGCCTCATCAGAAATCGTTCGGTCTCGGATGAGTCGCCAGCGCCGGCGCGACACCCAACCTGAGCTACTGGTCCGACGCATCCTCCACTCGCGCGGCATCCGCTACCGTGTCGACGGCAATCCAGAAGCCGACCTCAGATGCAAGGCCGACATTCTCTGGCGGCAGCTCCACATGGCTGTGTTCATCGACGGTTGCTTCTGGCACGGCTGCCCTGATCACGCAACTCGACCGAAGGCGAACGAGCAGTGGTGGGCTCACAAACTTGACGGGAACATCCGCAGGGACAGGCGTATGGATGCGGAACTGGCGGCCCGCGGCTGGAAGGTTCTTCGGTTCTGGGAGCACGAGGATCCCGTCGCTGTCGCCGACGCCATATGTGCGCAGCTTGTTGCGCTACGCGACGGATACCGATGA
- a CDS encoding DNA cytosine methyltransferase produces MPPREAPTDLQPRIIDLFAGPGGLDVGATWLGIPTTGIELDANACATRAEAGLSTIRGDVRDYGPDDFPDATALTGGPPCQTFTVAGRGSGRRSLDEVIRRVNQMAENPDICTHRGVFADDRTGLVLEPMRWALLALRADTPFEAIVLEQVPAVLPVWEAFRDVLVERGYGVDVDVLRTEEFGVPQTRRRAILVARLGDPDVELPAATHQSFRKGESNQSALGLRPWVSMEQALARGTSFTVVSNYGSGGDPRNRGERHSDEPSATVTGKVMRNRLRLSGGGWDRFTHHEAGRLQTFPYDFPWAGSDIGQQIGNAIPPRLAVHVLAKALKIELDLDELDETVDASWTEGRPIPLGTPLEYLEDRMAAAAD; encoded by the coding sequence ATGCCGCCGCGGGAAGCTCCGACCGATCTTCAGCCACGGATCATCGATCTGTTTGCCGGTCCCGGCGGACTCGACGTCGGAGCGACATGGCTCGGTATCCCGACGACAGGCATCGAACTGGACGCCAACGCGTGTGCAACACGGGCAGAAGCTGGACTCAGCACGATTCGAGGCGACGTCCGGGACTATGGACCTGACGATTTCCCGGATGCGACCGCCCTCACCGGCGGACCGCCGTGCCAAACCTTCACCGTTGCCGGGAGGGGGTCCGGCCGAAGGTCATTGGACGAGGTCATCCGGCGAGTCAACCAGATGGCAGAAAATCCGGACATCTGCACACATCGCGGTGTGTTCGCGGACGACAGGACAGGTCTCGTCCTCGAACCGATGCGGTGGGCTCTTCTCGCGCTCCGCGCCGATACTCCGTTCGAGGCGATCGTGCTGGAGCAGGTGCCGGCCGTGCTTCCCGTATGGGAAGCCTTTCGAGACGTGCTTGTGGAACGTGGGTATGGCGTGGACGTGGACGTACTCCGGACCGAGGAGTTCGGCGTACCGCAGACGCGACGTCGCGCCATCCTGGTGGCCCGGCTGGGTGACCCAGATGTCGAGCTTCCGGCCGCGACCCACCAATCCTTCAGGAAAGGAGAATCGAACCAGTCGGCACTCGGACTCCGCCCATGGGTTTCGATGGAGCAGGCACTCGCACGGGGCACGAGTTTCACGGTCGTCTCCAACTATGGCAGTGGCGGCGACCCTCGCAATCGAGGCGAGCGCCATTCCGACGAACCGTCTGCAACAGTGACTGGGAAAGTCATGCGGAACCGCCTGCGCCTTTCGGGCGGAGGCTGGGACCGATTTACACACCATGAGGCGGGAAGGCTACAAACGTTCCCGTACGACTTCCCTTGGGCCGGCAGTGATATCGGCCAACAGATCGGCAATGCGATACCGCCGCGCCTTGCTGTACATGTGCTGGCCAAGGCGCTCAAGATCGAACTCGACCTAGACGAACTCGATGAAACCGTCGACGCGTCATGGACTGAAGGCAGACCTATTCCTCTCGGCACACCGTTGGAGTACCTAGAGGACCGAATGGCGGCTGCAGCGGACTGA